A single region of the Raphanus sativus cultivar WK10039 chromosome 1, ASM80110v3, whole genome shotgun sequence genome encodes:
- the LOC108829275 gene encoding uncharacterized protein LOC108829275 — protein MKRKKNMFVHFILDPISISEEATEASFAARYGCLVLIENVERLDIGALVSIRGAGRVKISRILGADPYLSGEVRPIQDRFNYESSDEITSKISNLKESIKNLNSLEIKLKAPDDSLLQTRLFNSLKWAEDEPPGECEESFFPSLQERLSFAAFQPVSGVTQSELSRLQQEKLKAMDIKDTMERLKLSMGLIKENISSIAAKLAIQSLDIR, from the exons atgaaaagaaagaagaatatGTTTGTTCATTTCATTCTCGATCCTATTTCGATTAGTGAGGAAGCAACAGAAGCATCCTTTGCTGCTCGATATGGCTGCTTAGTACTTATTGAAAAT GTCGAGAGATTAGACATTGGAGCACTTGTCTCGATTAGAGGAGCTGGTCGTGTGAAGATTTCGAGAATTCTAGGG gCAGATCCTTATTTGTCTGGAGAGGTCAGACCAATACAAGATCGTTTTAATTATGAGAGCAGCGATGAAATAACCTCAAAAATATCCAACCTAAAGGAATCTATCAAGAATCTCAACAGCTTGGAGATCAAACTTAAG GCTCCAGATGACTCGCTGCTTCAAACTCGTCTCTTTAACTCTTTGAAATGGGCTGAAGATGAGCCACCGGGAGAATGTGAAGAATCCTTTTTTCCTTCCCTTCAAGAACGTTTATCATTCGCTGCGTTTCAACCGGTTTCAG GAGTCACACAGTCGGAACTGTCAAGGTTACAACAGGAGAAATTAAAGGCAATGGATATAAAAGATACAATGGAGAGGTTAAAACTTTCAATGGGACTCATCAAGGAGAACATTTCTTCAATTGCAGCCAAACTCGCCATCCAGTCTTTGGATATTCGTTAG
- the LOC108829269 gene encoding uncharacterized protein LOC108829269 produces the protein MQEQDHNQDLNQQYYEQADPTNIIWKALQDLNLGANRSPWSVHEDAQREFEKDHRLCLVAQGLNPQHQNGPGIKVTLPRTWQLVGKVEGQVNDDDSVNFYFTSEHHLLNVLEKQPYTYRGLIVALDRWSHMGSLTYLRQIPFRVRIYNLPNIYRRQGIVYSIGSRLGQVGDVSIIEPRNNREAKVWVNILFDVDDVITLKRSIEIIKNKPPVELEFRYMGLLKFCTLCGSLKHAFDVCNESAHMSQRQYELMDIGTNPYMTAQERKEAIDEYKTIREVGESSGSVLPMITDAAHYEASEATVGHLVQVQGNQAHQGTESTLTSQEDLPTSQEDHGTKRKSMEGAEDTAQDSAKRLETEHPNNGLAVLLKPQDRP, from the coding sequence ATGCAAGAACAAGATCATAATCAAGATCTTAATCAACAATACTATGAACAGGCGGATCCTACAAACATCATCTGGAAGGCGCTCCAAGACCTCAATCTCGGAGCTAACCGGTCTCCATGGTCAGTTCACgaagatgcgcagagagaattCGAAAAGGATCATCGCTTGTGTTTGGTTGCTCAAGGATTAAACCCGCAACATCAGAACGGACCGGGAATCAAGGTCACTCTCCCTCGGACTTGGCAACTGGTAGGGAAAGTGGAGGGTCAAGTGAACGATGACGATTCAGTTAACTTCTACTTCACTTCTGAGCACCATCTTCTCAACGTTTTGGAGAAACAGCCATATACCTACAGAGGGTTGATTGTAGCTCTAGATAGATGGTCTCATATGGGTTCTCTGACTTATCTCAGGCAAATTCCGTTTAGGGTTCGTATCTATAATCTCCCCAATATATACCGCAGACAAGGAATAGTTTACAGTATCGGCTCAAGACTTGGTCAAGTGGGTGATGTCTCTATAATAGAGCCGAGGAATAACAGAGAAGCTAAAGTCTGGGTTAACATCCTCTTTGATGTCGACGATGTCATCACTCTCAAAAGGTCCATTGAAATTATCAAGAATAAGCCACCGGTGGAGCTTGAATTCAGATACATGGGTCTTTTGAAGTTTTGTACTCTCTGTGGAAGCCTCAAGCATGCTTTTGATGTCTGCAATGAATCAGCTCACATGAGTCAGCGACAGTATGAGCTGATGGATATTGGAACTAACCCTTATATGACGGCTCAGGAAAGGAAAGAAGCCATTGatgaatataaaacaataagAGAAGTGGGAGAATCTTCAGGTTCAGTGCTTCCTATGATCACAGATGCTGCCCACTATGAAGCCTCTGAAGCAACTGTTGGTCATCTGGTTCAAGTTCAAGGCAACCAAGCACATCAAGGAACAGAGAGCACCCTTACTTCACAGGAGGATCTACCTACTAGTCAAGAAGATCATGGAACCAAGAGGAAATCTATGGAAGGAGCAGAAGATACAGCACAAGATTCAGCAAAGAGACTTGAGACAGAGCATCCGAACAATGGTTTGGCGGTTCTCCTCAAACCGCAAGATCGCCCATGA